One segment of Vallicoccus soli DNA contains the following:
- a CDS encoding GroES family chaperonin yields MLHDRVLVLVDAEAGERRSSAGILIPATASRGKRLSWAEVRSVGPHARSVQAGDRVLFDPEDKAEVEVGGREYVLLRERDLHAVAAQRLEDGGDGATGLYL; encoded by the coding sequence ATGCTGCACGACCGCGTGCTGGTCCTCGTCGACGCCGAGGCGGGGGAGCGGCGCTCCTCGGCCGGCATCCTCATCCCGGCGACGGCGAGCCGGGGCAAGCGGCTGTCCTGGGCCGAGGTGCGCTCCGTCGGCCCGCACGCGCGCAGCGTGCAGGCGGGGGACCGCGTGCTGTTCGACCCCGAGGACAAGGCGGAGGTCGAGGTCGGCGGCCGCGAGTACGTCCTGCTGCGCGAGCGCGACCTGCACGCGGTGGCCGCGCAGCGGCTCGAGGACGGCGGCGACGGGGCCACCGGCCTCTACCTGTGA
- a CDS encoding energy-coupling factor ABC transporter permease: protein MHVPDGFLDVPTSAATAVVAAGAVGAALRRSRAELDERTAPLAGLTAAFVFAVQMLNFPVGVGTSGHLMGGALAAVLVGPWTALLCLTVVLVVQALLFADGGTTALGTNVLLIGVVTVVVGWAVTRAALAVLPRRPRSVVPAAALGALVSVPVAAAVFAGLFAVGGAADLPVGTLLATMVGWHLLIGVGEAVITGLTVSAVVAVRPDLVRAARGLAPALVLRDAQGRETSAPVPVAAPRRVGRRGVLLGGTAVTLLLAGVVSAWASSSPDGLERVAEDRGFLDTAREHAVTWGLGDYGAVGGIPVGVAGVLGVAVVVIVGTLLFRLVAARRPDAAAPRGERERAGV from the coding sequence ATGCACGTCCCCGACGGTTTCCTCGACGTCCCGACGTCCGCCGCCACCGCGGTGGTCGCCGCCGGCGCGGTCGGTGCGGCCCTGCGCCGCTCCCGGGCCGAGCTCGACGAGCGCACCGCGCCGCTCGCGGGGCTCACCGCCGCGTTCGTCTTCGCGGTCCAGATGCTCAACTTCCCCGTCGGCGTCGGGACGAGCGGGCACCTCATGGGCGGGGCGCTGGCCGCCGTGCTCGTGGGCCCCTGGACGGCGCTGCTGTGCCTCACCGTCGTGCTCGTCGTGCAGGCGCTGCTCTTCGCCGACGGCGGCACGACCGCGCTGGGCACGAACGTCCTGCTCATCGGCGTGGTCACCGTCGTCGTGGGTTGGGCGGTCACCCGGGCCGCGCTCGCGGTGCTGCCGCGCCGGCCCCGCTCGGTCGTGCCCGCCGCGGCGCTCGGCGCCCTGGTCTCGGTGCCCGTCGCGGCCGCCGTCTTCGCCGGCCTCTTCGCCGTCGGCGGCGCCGCGGACCTCCCGGTCGGCACCCTGCTCGCGACGATGGTCGGCTGGCACCTGCTCATCGGCGTCGGCGAGGCGGTCATCACCGGCCTCACCGTGAGCGCCGTCGTCGCCGTGCGGCCCGACCTGGTGCGCGCCGCGCGCGGGCTCGCCCCGGCGCTCGTGCTGCGCGACGCGCAGGGCCGCGAGACCTCCGCCCCGGTGCCGGTGGCGGCCCCCCGCCGCGTCGGGCGGCGCGGCGTCCTGCTCGGCGGCACCGCGGTGACGCTGCTGCTCGCGGGGGTCGTCAGCGCCTGGGCCAGCTCCAGCCCCGACGGGCTCGAGCGCGTGGCGGAGGACCGCGGCTTCCTCGACACGGCCCGGGAGCACGCGGTGACCTGGGGGCTCGGGGACTACGGCGCCGTCGGGGGCATCCCGGTGGGCGTGGCCGGGGTCCTCGGGGTCGCCGTCGTGGTGATCGTCGGCACGCTGCTCTTCCGCCTCGTCGCGGCCCGGCGCCCCGACGCGGCCGCGCCCCGGGGCGAGCGGGAGCGGGCGGGGGTCTGA
- a CDS encoding DUF3618 domain-containing protein → MAEQSSSDLTLQARGGPLGPEPTGPRPNRSPEQIERDIKATRARLAGTVDDIAERVAPKTLLARAKESARAQVVDPVTGQPRYERLGAVAGVVLLIVTVRVVRARRR, encoded by the coding sequence GTGGCCGAGCAGAGCTCCTCGGACCTGACCCTGCAGGCGCGAGGAGGCCCGCTCGGACCCGAGCCGACCGGCCCGCGCCCCAACCGCTCCCCGGAGCAGATCGAGCGCGACATCAAGGCGACGCGCGCCCGCCTCGCCGGCACCGTCGACGACATCGCCGAGCGGGTCGCGCCGAAGACCCTCCTCGCCCGGGCCAAGGAGTCCGCGCGCGCCCAGGTCGTCGACCCGGTGACCGGCCAGCCGCGCTACGAGCGCCTCGGCGCCGTCGCCGGCGTCGTGCTGCTCATCGTCACGGTGCGCGTGGTGCGCGCCCGCCGGCGCTGA
- the bcp gene encoding thioredoxin-dependent thiol peroxidase codes for MSRLEPGDQAPDFTLPDADGQPVALSSLRGRKVVVYFYPRAMTPGCTTQACDFRDSLASLQGAGYAVLGVSPDEPAELARFRERDGLTFPLLSDPGHEVMEAWGAWGEKQNYGRTVTGTIRSTVVLDEQGVVQRAMYGVKAAGHVARLRKELGVDA; via the coding sequence GTGAGCAGGCTCGAGCCCGGCGACCAGGCCCCCGACTTCACCCTCCCCGACGCCGACGGGCAGCCGGTGGCGCTGTCGTCGCTGCGCGGGCGCAAGGTCGTCGTCTACTTCTACCCGCGGGCCATGACCCCGGGCTGCACCACGCAGGCCTGCGACTTCCGCGACAGCCTCGCGTCGCTGCAGGGCGCCGGGTACGCCGTGCTCGGCGTCTCCCCCGACGAGCCGGCCGAGCTCGCCCGCTTCCGCGAGCGCGACGGCCTCACCTTCCCGCTGCTGTCCGACCCCGGGCACGAGGTCATGGAGGCGTGGGGCGCCTGGGGCGAGAAGCAGAACTACGGGCGCACCGTCACCGGCACGATCCGCTCGACCGTCGTGCTCGACGAGCAGGGGGTCGTGCAGCGGGCCATGTACGGCGTCAAGGCCGCCGGCCACGTGGCCCGCCTGCGCAAGGAGCTGGGCGTCGACGCCTGA
- a CDS encoding DUF427 domain-containing protein, with product MSRALPPGVVPEPAGPGQESVWDYPRPPRLEPAGRHVVVELGGVVVVETRDALRVLETSHPPVYYLPLADAAPGALVPGAGRVSLCEYKGWARSWTVVAGGRREVDAGWDYPDPVPGYAALRGHVALYADRMDRCLVDGEPVRPQPGGFYGGWVTSWVRGPVKGGPGSYGW from the coding sequence GTGAGCAGGGCGCTCCCGCCCGGGGTCGTGCCCGAGCCGGCCGGCCCCGGGCAGGAGAGCGTCTGGGACTACCCCCGCCCCCCGCGCCTGGAGCCGGCGGGGCGCCACGTCGTCGTCGAGCTCGGCGGCGTCGTGGTCGTCGAGACCCGCGACGCGCTGCGGGTGCTCGAGACGAGCCACCCGCCCGTCTACTACCTGCCGCTGGCCGACGCCGCGCCCGGGGCCCTCGTCCCCGGCGCCGGGCGCGTCTCGCTGTGCGAGTACAAGGGCTGGGCGCGCTCGTGGACCGTCGTGGCGGGCGGGCGCCGCGAGGTGGACGCCGGCTGGGACTACCCCGACCCCGTCCCCGGCTACGCGGCGCTGCGCGGGCACGTCGCCCTCTACGCGGACCGGATGGACCGCTGCCTCGTCGACGGCGAGCCCGTCCGGCCGCAGCCCGGGGGCTTCTACGGCGGCTGGGTCACCTCCTGGGTCCGCGGGCCGGTCAAGGGCGGCCCGGGGTCGTACGGCTGGTGA
- a CDS encoding fasciclin domain-containing protein, whose translation MIRTRLTAAAALSVLALGLTACGDDAESSTGSGSTAPETSMEQPMGTPMATPSEDGTETPMEGAMAGGLVGPGCADYAAQVPTGAGSVEGMAQDPVATAASNNPLLTTLVSAVSGQLNPDVDLVDTLNGGEFTVFAPVDDAFAQVPPATLEALKTDSAALTEVLTYHVVPGRLSPEQVVGAQTTVQGQQVEVTGSGDMLKVGDADVVCGGVQTANATVYLIDGVLTPPAG comes from the coding sequence ATGATCCGCACGCGCCTCACCGCCGCCGCCGCCCTGTCCGTCCTCGCGCTCGGGCTCACCGCCTGCGGCGACGACGCCGAGAGCTCCACGGGCAGCGGGTCGACCGCGCCCGAGACGTCGATGGAGCAGCCGATGGGGACGCCGATGGCGACCCCGTCGGAGGACGGCACGGAGACCCCGATGGAGGGGGCCATGGCCGGCGGGCTCGTCGGCCCGGGCTGCGCCGACTACGCCGCGCAGGTGCCGACCGGTGCCGGCTCGGTCGAGGGCATGGCGCAGGACCCGGTGGCGACCGCGGCGAGCAACAACCCCCTGCTCACCACCCTCGTGTCGGCCGTGAGCGGCCAGCTCAACCCGGACGTCGACCTCGTCGACACGCTCAACGGCGGCGAGTTCACGGTCTTCGCCCCCGTCGACGACGCCTTCGCGCAGGTCCCGCCCGCGACCCTCGAGGCGCTCAAGACCGACAGCGCCGCCCTGACCGAGGTGCTGACGTACCACGTCGTGCCCGGCCGGCTCTCGCCCGAGCAGGTCGTCGGCGCGCAGACCACGGTGCAGGGCCAGCAGGTCGAGGTGACCGGCAGCGGAGACATGCTCAAGGTCGGCGACGCCGACGTGGTCTGCGGCGGCGTCCAGACCGCCAACGCCACGGTCTACCTCATCGACGGCGTCCTCACCCCGCCGGCGGGCTGA
- the cbiQ gene encoding cobalt ECF transporter T component CbiQ — protein MAVAHAHGPVRAARPAPAAARPQDPVSALPAHLAVPALLGFVAVVVATPWSLAPAFAGYAALLVAVAVLARVRPAALLRRMLVEVPFVVFALLLPFVATGPRTEVLGVAVSSSGLAAAGALLAKGTLGVAASVLLALTTPPRELLLGLRRLRVPPLLVEIASFMVRYGDVVLAEMRRMRVARASRGFQARHLGHAPVLARSAGALFVRSYERGERVHLAMLSRGWTGSMPVLDEAPTRRADALRAALLPAGALAVLLATALATTLA, from the coding sequence GTGGCCGTCGCCCACGCGCACGGCCCGGTGCGGGCGGCCCGCCCGGCACCGGCCGCCGCCCGGCCGCAGGACCCGGTGAGCGCGCTGCCGGCGCACCTCGCCGTGCCGGCGCTGCTCGGCTTCGTCGCGGTCGTGGTGGCGACGCCCTGGTCGCTCGCCCCGGCGTTCGCCGGCTACGCCGCCCTGCTCGTCGCCGTCGCCGTGCTGGCGCGCGTGCGGCCCGCGGCGTTGCTGCGCCGGATGCTCGTCGAGGTGCCGTTCGTCGTCTTCGCGCTGCTGCTGCCGTTCGTCGCGACCGGGCCCCGCACCGAGGTGCTCGGCGTCGCCGTGTCGAGCAGCGGGCTCGCCGCCGCGGGCGCGCTGCTGGCCAAGGGCACGCTCGGCGTCGCCGCGTCGGTGCTGCTCGCGCTCACCACGCCGCCGCGCGAGCTGCTCCTCGGCCTGCGCCGCCTGCGCGTGCCGCCCCTGCTCGTGGAGATCGCCTCGTTCATGGTCCGCTACGGCGACGTGGTGCTCGCCGAGATGCGCCGGATGCGCGTGGCCCGGGCCTCGCGGGGCTTCCAGGCGCGGCACCTCGGCCACGCCCCCGTGCTCGCCCGGTCGGCGGGCGCGCTCTTCGTCCGGTCGTACGAGCGCGGCGAGCGCGTGCACCTGGCGATGCTGTCCCGCGGCTGGACGGGCTCCATGCCGGTGCTCGACGAGGCCCCCACCCGCCGTGCGGACGCCCTGCGCGCCGCGCTCCTCCCGGCCGGCGCCCTCGCGGTCCTGCTCGCCACCGCGCTCGCCACGACCCTCGCGTGA
- the rph gene encoding ribonuclease PH yields MTRPDGRAPDQLRPVRFTRGWLDHAEGSVLVEYGRTRVLCAASVTEGVPRWRKGSGLGWVTAEYAMLPRATNTRGDRESVKGRVGGRTHEISRLVGRSLRAVVDYRALGENTIVLDCDVLQADGGTRTAAITGAYVALADAVAWLGARTKLPGQPLTGSVAAVSVGIVDGEARLDLPYEEDVRAETDMNVVMTGDGRFVEVQGTAEGAPFDRAELDVLLGLAEGGCAELARLQREALAS; encoded by the coding sequence ATGACCCGACCCGACGGCCGCGCCCCCGACCAGCTCCGCCCCGTGAGGTTCACCCGGGGGTGGCTCGACCACGCCGAGGGCTCCGTGCTCGTGGAGTACGGGCGCACCCGCGTGCTGTGCGCCGCGAGCGTGACCGAGGGCGTGCCGCGGTGGCGCAAGGGCTCCGGGCTCGGCTGGGTGACGGCGGAGTACGCGATGCTGCCGCGCGCGACGAACACGCGCGGCGACCGCGAGTCGGTGAAGGGCCGCGTCGGCGGGCGCACGCACGAGATCTCGCGGCTGGTCGGGCGCTCGCTGCGCGCCGTCGTGGACTACCGGGCGCTGGGCGAGAACACCATCGTCCTCGACTGCGACGTGCTGCAGGCCGACGGGGGGACGCGCACCGCCGCCATCACCGGGGCGTACGTCGCCCTCGCCGACGCCGTCGCCTGGCTCGGCGCGCGCACGAAGCTGCCGGGGCAGCCGCTGACCGGGTCGGTGGCGGCGGTGAGCGTCGGCATCGTCGACGGCGAGGCGCGCCTGGACCTGCCGTACGAGGAGGACGTGCGGGCCGAGACCGACATGAACGTCGTCATGACCGGCGACGGGCGGTTCGTCGAGGTGCAGGGCACCGCGGAGGGGGCGCCGTTCGACCGCGCAGAGCTCGACGTGCTGCTGGGCCTGGCCGAGGGCGGGTGCGCCGAGCTCGCGCGCCTGCAGCGGGAGGCGCTGGCCTCGTGA
- a CDS encoding cytochrome P450 produces MGTRPRTAPGPEGLDMLRAVPRTRADAPGFLLEVQRRWGDVVQFPVPRPTTFLVSHPDGVRRVLQDGHKAYDKATVQYRTLSAVSGRGLLTSDGELWRRQRRLAQPAFHDRTLVAVAERTGAAARRQLERWAGVRDGAVVDVDAAMMHTTLDVVGGTFFGADLTGAGGAGGGAGTAQGLVDAVLAALEVVVARARTPLPARVPLPGDRRLARALATIDGTLAGVVAARRARGPRPAGADPDLLDLLLAATDGDGPMDDRQLRDELVTALVAGHETVASALTWTWHLLSRDPAAARWLHEELDAVLGPDEVPGHEHVPALVRTRAVLDEALRLFPPAWVVTRRALQDDVVGGYAVPAGSLVIVSPWVVHRHPGAWADPERFDPARFLPERRGTVVRGAYLPFGAGPRLCIGRGAALVEGTLLLAALARRVGLEAVRARVGVDALVTLRPRDGLPLRLRRRA; encoded by the coding sequence GTGGGCACCCGCCCGCGCACCGCGCCCGGGCCCGAGGGGCTCGACATGCTCCGCGCGGTGCCGCGCACCCGCGCGGACGCGCCCGGGTTCCTGCTGGAGGTGCAGCGCCGCTGGGGCGACGTCGTGCAGTTCCCGGTGCCGCGGCCCACGACGTTCCTCGTGAGCCACCCGGACGGGGTGCGCCGGGTCCTGCAGGACGGGCACAAGGCCTACGACAAGGCGACGGTGCAGTACCGCACGCTCAGCGCGGTGTCGGGGCGGGGGCTGCTGACGAGCGACGGCGAGCTGTGGCGGCGCCAGCGCCGGCTCGCCCAGCCCGCCTTCCACGACCGCACCCTCGTGGCCGTCGCCGAGCGGACGGGGGCCGCGGCGCGGCGCCAGCTCGAGCGCTGGGCGGGGGTGCGCGACGGCGCCGTCGTGGACGTCGACGCCGCGATGATGCACACCACCCTGGACGTCGTGGGCGGGACGTTCTTCGGCGCGGACCTGACCGGGGCCGGCGGGGCCGGGGGCGGCGCGGGCACCGCGCAGGGCCTCGTCGACGCGGTGCTCGCCGCGCTCGAGGTCGTCGTCGCGCGGGCGCGGACGCCGCTGCCGGCGCGGGTGCCGCTGCCCGGGGACCGGCGCCTCGCCCGCGCCCTGGCCACCATCGACGGGACCCTCGCGGGGGTCGTCGCCGCCCGCCGGGCCCGCGGGCCGCGGCCCGCGGGCGCCGACCCGGACCTGCTCGACCTGCTGCTCGCCGCCACCGACGGCGACGGGCCGATGGACGACCGGCAGCTGCGCGACGAGCTCGTCACCGCGCTGGTCGCGGGCCACGAGACCGTGGCGTCGGCGCTCACCTGGACCTGGCACCTGCTCTCGCGCGACCCCGCCGCGGCCCGCTGGCTGCACGAGGAGCTCGACGCCGTGCTCGGCCCGGACGAGGTGCCCGGCCACGAGCACGTGCCCGCCCTGGTGCGCACCCGCGCGGTCCTCGACGAGGCGCTGCGGCTCTTCCCGCCGGCCTGGGTCGTCACCCGCCGGGCGCTGCAGGACGACGTCGTCGGCGGGTACGCGGTGCCCGCCGGCTCCCTGGTCATCGTGAGCCCGTGGGTGGTGCACCGGCACCCGGGGGCCTGGGCGGACCCGGAGCGGTTCGACCCGGCGCGGTTCCTGCCCGAGCGCCGGGGGACGGTCGTGCGGGGGGCGTACCTGCCCTTCGGGGCAGGGCCCCGGCTGTGCATCGGGCGGGGCGCCGCGCTCGTCGAGGGCACCCTGCTGCTCGCCGCGCTGGCGCGGCGGGTCGGGCTCGAGGCGGTGCGCGCCCGGGTGGGCGTCGACGCGCTCGTCACGCTGCGCCCGCGCGACGGGCTGCCGCTGCGGCTGCGCCGCCGGGCCTGA
- a CDS encoding MBL fold metallo-hydrolase, protein MRLTVVGCSGSFPGPDGPASCYLVEADGFRVLLDLGNGALGALQRYLPLDDVDAVLLSHLHADHCLDLCPFYVARRYHPDGPRRRIPVLAPAGAADRMARAYDLEPQPGMHGEFDFQDWQEGSRALGPFAVTVARVNHPVEAYGIRLEHAGRSLTYSGDSDDCHALSALADRTDLFLCEAAFHEGRDAVPDLHLTGRRAAQVAARAGVGRLVLTHIPPWNDRMRTLAETDGVYDGPVELAQPGASYEV, encoded by the coding sequence GTGAGGCTCACGGTCGTCGGGTGCAGCGGGTCGTTCCCCGGCCCCGACGGGCCCGCCTCCTGCTACCTCGTCGAGGCCGACGGGTTCCGCGTGCTGCTCGACCTCGGCAACGGCGCGCTCGGCGCCCTGCAGCGGTACCTGCCCCTCGACGACGTCGACGCGGTCCTGCTGTCCCACCTGCACGCCGACCACTGCCTGGACCTCTGCCCGTTCTACGTGGCGCGCAGGTACCACCCGGACGGGCCGCGCCGGCGCATCCCCGTCCTCGCGCCGGCCGGGGCCGCGGACCGGATGGCGCGGGCGTACGACCTCGAGCCGCAGCCGGGCATGCACGGCGAGTTCGACTTCCAGGACTGGCAGGAGGGCAGCCGCGCGCTCGGGCCGTTCGCCGTCACGGTCGCGCGGGTCAACCACCCCGTCGAGGCGTACGGGATCCGCCTCGAGCACGCCGGCCGGTCGCTGACGTACTCGGGGGACAGCGACGACTGCCACGCGCTGTCCGCGCTCGCCGACCGGACCGACCTCTTCCTCTGCGAGGCCGCCTTCCACGAGGGCCGCGACGCGGTGCCGGACCTGCACCTCACGGGCCGGCGGGCCGCGCAGGTCGCCGCCCGCGCGGGCGTCGGGCGGCTCGTGCTCACCCACATCCCGCCGTGGAACGACCGGATGCGCACCCTCGCCGAGACCGACGGCGTGTACGACGGCCCGGTCGAGCTCGCGCAGCCGGGCGCGTCGTACGAGGTCTGA
- a CDS encoding molybdopterin-dependent oxidoreductase codes for MSTDQQARPAPQQPASSARGVRAAGALCGVLAAAVTLGVAELAAALVGRTASPVVVVGGAFVDRTPRWLKEYAIRRFGEDDKAVLVGGILVVLVLVAAALGAVAVRRLRVGYAGVALLGAVGAAAALSRPQAQPLDALPSLAGALAGAAALHVLLVSAVPGRPVDRSGARRAVPGARRVRERLAAGDRRGGLDRRGLLLAGLWSGVVAVAAGGLGRVLLRRSDAAASRAAVRLPRPASPAPPLPAGVEVAADGVAPFVTPNRSFYRVDTALVVPQVRAEDWSLRVHGMVERELRLDFAELLARPLLERDITLTCVSNEVGGPLVGSARWLGAPLADLLAEAGVRSGATQLVARSVDGMTIGTPVSAVMDGRDALLAVGMNGEPLPAQHGFPVRMVVPGLYGYVSACKWLVDLELTTFDAYDAYWVDRGWAEEAPIKVSSRIDTPKAFARVEPGTTVPVAGVAWAQTRGIARVEVRVDGGPWQEARLGASAGDDTWRQWVWPWAVEGGGSHTLQVRATDADGVVQVEERATPFPSGSTGWHSVVVTGG; via the coding sequence GTGAGCACCGACCAGCAGGCCCGTCCGGCACCGCAGCAGCCCGCGAGCAGCGCTCGGGGCGTGCGCGCGGCGGGGGCGCTGTGCGGGGTGCTCGCCGCGGCCGTCACGCTCGGGGTCGCCGAGCTGGCCGCCGCGCTCGTCGGGCGCACCGCGTCGCCCGTCGTGGTCGTCGGCGGGGCGTTCGTGGACCGGACGCCGCGCTGGCTCAAGGAGTACGCGATCCGCCGGTTCGGCGAGGACGACAAGGCCGTGCTCGTCGGCGGCATCCTCGTCGTCCTCGTGCTCGTCGCCGCCGCGCTGGGCGCGGTCGCCGTGCGGCGGCTGCGGGTCGGGTACGCGGGCGTGGCCCTCCTGGGCGCGGTCGGCGCGGCGGCGGCGCTCAGCCGCCCGCAGGCGCAGCCGCTCGACGCGCTGCCCTCGCTCGCCGGCGCCCTCGCGGGCGCCGCCGCCCTGCACGTGCTGCTGGTGTCCGCCGTGCCCGGTCGGCCGGTGGACCGCAGCGGGGCGCGGCGGGCGGTGCCCGGGGCGCGACGGGTGCGCGAGCGCCTCGCCGCCGGCGACCGCCGGGGCGGGCTCGACCGGCGGGGCCTGCTGCTCGCGGGCCTCTGGTCCGGCGTCGTCGCGGTGGCGGCCGGCGGGCTCGGCCGGGTGCTGCTGCGCCGCTCGGACGCCGCCGCCTCCCGCGCGGCCGTACGGCTGCCGCGCCCCGCGAGCCCGGCACCACCGCTGCCGGCGGGCGTCGAGGTCGCCGCGGACGGCGTGGCGCCCTTCGTCACGCCGAACCGGTCCTTCTACCGCGTCGACACCGCGCTCGTCGTGCCGCAGGTGCGGGCCGAGGACTGGTCGCTGCGGGTGCACGGCATGGTCGAGCGCGAGCTGCGCCTGGACTTCGCCGAGCTGCTCGCCCGCCCGCTCCTCGAGCGCGACATCACCCTGACCTGCGTGTCGAACGAGGTCGGCGGCCCGCTCGTCGGCAGCGCCCGCTGGCTCGGCGCCCCCCTCGCGGACCTGCTCGCCGAGGCGGGCGTGCGCTCGGGGGCCACGCAGCTCGTCGCGCGCTCCGTCGACGGGATGACCATCGGCACGCCGGTGTCCGCCGTCATGGACGGGCGCGACGCCCTGCTGGCCGTGGGGATGAACGGTGAGCCGCTGCCGGCGCAGCACGGCTTCCCCGTGCGCATGGTCGTGCCGGGGCTGTACGGCTACGTCTCGGCCTGCAAGTGGCTCGTCGACCTGGAGCTGACGACGTTCGACGCGTACGACGCGTACTGGGTCGACCGGGGGTGGGCCGAGGAGGCGCCGATCAAGGTGTCGTCCCGGATCGACACCCCGAAGGCCTTCGCCCGGGTCGAGCCCGGCACCACCGTGCCCGTCGCGGGGGTGGCGTGGGCGCAGACCCGCGGCATCGCGCGGGTCGAGGTGCGGGTCGACGGGGGCCCGTGGCAGGAGGCCCGCCTCGGCGCGTCCGCCGGGGACGACACGTGGCGCCAGTGGGTGTGGCCCTGGGCCGTCGAGGGCGGCGGCAGCCACACCCTGCAGGTCCGGGCCACGGACGCGGACGGCGTCGTGCAGGTGGAGGAGCGCGCCACCCCGTTCCCGTCCGGGTCGACGGGCTGGCACAGCGTCGTCGTCACCGGCGGCTGA
- a CDS encoding energy-coupling factor ABC transporter ATP-binding protein translates to MTVPALRVEGLAYAYPDGHQALFGVDLELAPGERVALLGPNGAGKTTLVLHLNGILTGGAGTVQVGGLRLDPRDRAAVAEVRRRVGVVFQDPDDQLFMPTVRDDVAFGPANAGLRGAELDARVAEALAAVGMQGVQDRPPHHLSFGQRRRVAVATVLAMRPQVLVLDEPSSNLDPASRRELAEVLLGLDVTVLMVTHDLPYALELCPRSVVLSGGTVVADGPTPDLLADAELLRRHRLELPFGLDPRAVRPPARGGRAGGMGPA, encoded by the coding sequence GTGACCGTGCCCGCGCTGCGGGTCGAGGGGCTCGCCTACGCCTACCCCGACGGGCACCAGGCCCTCTTCGGCGTCGACCTCGAGCTCGCGCCGGGGGAGCGGGTCGCCCTGCTCGGGCCCAACGGCGCCGGCAAGACGACCCTGGTCCTGCACCTCAACGGCATCCTCACCGGCGGGGCCGGCACGGTGCAGGTCGGCGGCCTGCGCCTGGACCCGCGCGACCGCGCGGCGGTCGCGGAGGTCCGCCGGCGCGTGGGCGTCGTCTTCCAGGACCCCGACGACCAGCTGTTCATGCCGACCGTGCGCGACGACGTGGCCTTCGGCCCGGCGAACGCCGGGCTGCGCGGCGCCGAGCTCGACGCGCGGGTCGCCGAGGCGCTGGCGGCGGTCGGCATGCAGGGCGTGCAGGACCGCCCGCCGCACCACCTGAGCTTCGGGCAGCGCCGCCGCGTCGCCGTGGCCACGGTGCTGGCGATGCGCCCGCAGGTGCTCGTCCTCGACGAGCCGTCGAGCAACCTCGACCCGGCCAGCCGCCGCGAGCTCGCCGAGGTCCTGCTCGGCCTCGACGTGACCGTGCTCATGGTGACCCACGACCTGCCGTACGCCCTCGAGCTGTGCCCCCGCTCGGTCGTCCTGTCCGGCGGGACCGTCGTCGCCGACGGGCCCACCCCCGACCTGCTGGCCGACGCGGAGCTGCTGCGCCGGCACCGCCTCGAGCTGCCGTTCGGCCTCGACCCGCGGGCCGTGCGCCCGCCGGCCCGCGGGGGCCGCGCCGGGGGCATGGGCCCGGCCTGA
- the rdgB gene encoding RdgB/HAM1 family non-canonical purine NTP pyrophosphatase, with the protein MTRLVLATRNAHKVEELRRILGAAGLDVELVSALDFPDVPDVAEIGATFAENALLKARALVGATGLPAVADDSGIAVDALNGMPGIFSARWAGRHGDDAANLALLLAQTADVPDERRGAAFVCAAALVTPAGEERVVEGVLRGTLAREGRGAGGFGYDPAFVPEGEVRTTAELDPAEKDAMSHRGRAFRGLAPHVAAVLAG; encoded by the coding sequence GTGACTCGGCTCGTGCTCGCCACCCGCAACGCCCACAAGGTCGAGGAGCTGCGCCGCATCCTCGGCGCGGCCGGGCTCGACGTGGAGCTCGTCAGCGCGCTGGACTTCCCGGACGTGCCCGACGTCGCCGAGATCGGCGCCACCTTCGCCGAGAACGCGCTGCTCAAGGCCCGCGCCCTCGTCGGGGCCACCGGGCTGCCGGCCGTCGCCGACGACTCCGGCATCGCCGTCGACGCGCTCAACGGCATGCCCGGCATCTTCTCCGCCCGCTGGGCGGGGCGGCACGGCGACGACGCGGCCAACCTCGCGCTGCTGCTCGCCCAGACGGCCGACGTGCCGGACGAGCGCCGGGGCGCGGCCTTCGTCTGCGCGGCCGCGCTCGTCACGCCGGCGGGCGAGGAGCGCGTCGTGGAGGGCGTGCTGCGCGGCACCCTCGCCCGGGAGGGGCGCGGGGCCGGCGGCTTCGGCTACGACCCGGCGTTCGTCCCCGAGGGCGAGGTGCGCACCACCGCCGAGCTCGACCCGGCGGAGAAGGACGCGATGAGCCACCGCGGGCGCGCGTTCCGCGGGCTCGCGCCGCACGTCGCGGCGGTGCTGGCGGGCTGA